In Oryza sativa Japonica Group chromosome 8, ASM3414082v1, the sequence AAGAAGATTGCCAAAATGCACCGCTGATGTTACAGGTTCAACATATTTCTCATGTGCAAGTTAAAAACAGACAATGTATTCAAGAAGAGTATACAAGCTGTTTTTACAACTACATCATCATCAAGCAAACGTAGCAAGGCATGAAATATGATGGCAGGATACAGTGAGACAGGTTGAAAGAGCCGCAGTAACTAGTCGGAATCAGAGTCATGCCTCCTCTTGTGCTTGTCTTTGCGGTGGCGCTTCGACCTGTCGTCCGACTCATGCCGACTCCTCTTCTCTTGCTTGTCACGCCTCCTCTCCTTTCCTTCCGAGTGCCTTTCTCGCTTCCGCTctttctcccctcccctctcctcacgCCCCCTTTTGCTCCTACGATCATCATCGGAATCTTCACGTTCCGGTTTGGTTTCCGGTGGAGGGTTGTCAGCCTGCTCAGCGGGCACCATTTCTGGAGGATCAAGGTTAAAGGAGCTCGATTCTTCCTCTCTGCGAGGACCCCTGAGATAATGTGCATTATGATTATATTATTAGTAATTCATCAAATATCACTAGAAAAAACTTTTCAGATAAGTTCGATTATATGACCACTATATAATAAGGATGATTTAAAGTGGGTTTGAAACTATTGCAGCATGAACTTACTTGTATAAACCTAGACCCTGCACTTGTGCTGCTTCAGCATGTCCAGCACCCAAGTCTTCTGCAGTTGATCCTCGCTTAATAAGCTCTGCGTACTCATGCTTATCTAATCGGTTGCCCTTAGGTCGACTACTACGCTTAGGAACTAAGCCAAGTGCCTCCCGCATGGactgctcctcctcttccttcacTCTCCTGATTTCTTCCTTGAGAGCATCTTCTGAGTCAGATTTCTTATCTTTTGTATACCAGAACAGGTCCTTCCCTGGCCGAGATAATCAGTCTCTCGTATCAATAACTTAGAATCCACAgggttatacattaaaataacaGGACTTAAAAAAGTAAAACAAGCATTGACATTCCAATCCACTTTAGTTGAAGGCTTATCAAAACATTTGGCCAAGCCCAGCTAAAAAAGGAGATCTATTGCTATTAGCCTACTATTATCAAGCCAAAACGAGGTTTCTAAGGTACAATTACAAACTCACTTGAGCTGGTAACAAAACAACACATGCCAATATTGAACTCACTGAATGCACCTACGGTTCACAAATTCACTGCTCACAAGACCAACATTTCTTCCAGTTGATAAATAACTAGAAGGTCGAAAAACATGAAtgactaattttaatttgtatcTGGAATccataaaataaaaaaggatgCCATAGCACTTTATTTGTATCAGCTAGAAGGTCAATAAATAGAATGCCAGCGCTTTTGTTTAGTTCGTGCTAACCCTGACAAATGCCTGCTTATGTTTCAACAGTTACGCACTTGTCGCACTAAAAATACATAATATTCCAGTTCAATTATATCAAAGGTAATGTCCCGGTATACACAAAATGATAGTGTTAACCTGAACAACTTGAGGGAGATGTGATTAGCCACTCTTGATTTCTGGACATGGGACAACTGGTATTCACTAATCTAGTAGACTAACAGTACAGCTAAATCAAGGTCAAGTAGGAAACTACAGTAAGAgataagatatttttaacaatttaattagACCATGTGacataaaaaagaagaagaagaagaagaagaaaaaccaCTTCATGTCGAGCAGTAAAAAACCATTGTTTTATAAGGACTAGCCAGCCAACAAAGGTGGATGTAAACAAGGGGTATTGTTATATTTACCTTTCTGCCATCTTCCAACAGGAGCCTTAATGCTATGACCGAGGTAATTCTCTCGGTGCTTGTCAACCTTAACATCATCCCATTTGAATTCTGCAAGGAACAAAAGGAGAAAAGTATTTAGATTTACTGAGCTTTTCTAATAATTGTATGTTCAACCCATATAACAAAAAAGCTCGTAAGCTACAATGCAAAGTGCAAGATGGAGATGACACAATGGCAGTGGAACAGAACAACATGTAGAAGAGCTTATAGCAAAAACAAACGATCAAAATGTAGGCCTATTCATGTTGGCAGGTGTAGGAGTAGTCCAGTGCACGCTTTTCTGTTTGAGAAAAGGTAGCTTTATGTTCATAGTACAAAATGAAGAACCACAGGTGCAATTGGAGGAGCTAACGGGCTGCACTCATTATTTATAGCGCTTGTAAAGTTGAATAGTAAGCATAAGGTTATACAATTAGGGCACCGATGATGCCCATAAGTGATGATAATCTAGTGAGTTTATCATATACAAAGTAGTTATATAGTACAAGCCTATAAatgaaccccccccccccccaaaaaaaaagtgatgatTTTCTCTTTCAGATGCAGCAATTGTAATCAATGTAATTTGGATCATTTTCTCACCTCATTGTATCTTGTAGTTATCTAGCAGCTTTTTGCTCATTCAGCATGAGGATGAACCTTAGCATTATAAAGCATAAAACACAACGAAATACAGAGAGTAAAACTGAATATTCCATGATATCCTAGAGCTATATTCATGATATCCTAGAGCTCGGAGCACATTAATAAGTGCCGTACATTGCAGCAAACAAATGCATATCCATAATATATGCCCACAGAAGTTGAAAAACTCGTGTAAATTTTGGAAAGCTCATACATCCAGCATATAGAAGTGCTAATACTAATTTTATAGTGTCATGTTTCATCCTGATGACTGGTATTGCCATGCCACCATTCATTAAGGTAATTTTGGCAGCAGTACGTTGTAACCCCAGTAGTTGTTGTCCCTTGATGATCCGACTGTCAGTCTGTCACACGAGGATCCCTTGCAATGGGGTCATCCATTCATCTTATGACCATTGTTTTTAAACTAAAAAACAATGTCGGATACCAATGAGGAACTTGGTATCAAttggatagagaagagataaagGTGAACACGCGTGCCGAAGGGTGCTGAATGCGGGCAGGCATACGTGCGTGACCGCGCCATGTGCAGTTTCCATCTTATAACCTTTCAAAGGAACATGATTCAATAACAATATGGCAGACACAGAATTCCTCCTGATGCAAGATCATACAAGCAAACAGATGAGTTGGAAGGTAAGATCCTACGCACTAACCACATAGACACAAGAGACGAACTAGCTAATCGAATCCAGTGCAACACGGACGAGTTGGAACCAACAAGTAAGACCGGACGAGATGCAATCAAACGCGAGGAAGGAGCATCGACAAATCAACAACTAGAACCTTACAGCCACAGCGAGTCCCTAGCAACAGCATCGAAACCCTAGCGAGTGTTTCACGGAAGTAAAAAAATTACGCGGCAGAATTAGGGCCCGCAGCCAGCGATTGAGATCTCACGGCGAGTGGATTTGGGAAAGGTAGGAGAAGGAGAGAGCTTACGATCCCGTCCGCCGCGGACGCCGCCTCTCGTCGGGTGGTACATCTCCGCCCGGTCGCGCCGCCGGTGGGGTGGGGAATtcggcggaggaagacgacgacgatttGCGTAGTGgaggtttttttccttttttttttttttttgagattgaGATGCGCGACCGCCATATGTGGAATGGGCCCTTTATGTTTCGGCCCACGACGAAAGGAAGCCCACCGGCGTCAATCTCCACCGTCCGATCCGATCGGACGGTCGAAACGGCACAGAGCATGCAGCCACAAAAACCCTAGGTCGGGAGCACGCATCCTCACTCGCCGCCTTCTCTCCTCTCGCGCCGTTTCGCTCCCtgaccctccgccgccgccgccgccgatcatcATGAGGTGATTCCCGCCGCCCAATCTCTACTTCCCTTCTTACGGTTAACGAATCTCTTCTATTGCTTAGTTTCTGTCGCTATGGCCTTCTGTGATTCTGCGCGCTTGCTTTGTTAGATCAAAGCTCTTATTAAGATGTAAGAAGATGATATGGAATTCGGACGATTTGTTTAGTTTATGTCTCATTAAAGCGATGGATCTCGAGATAGACTGGGATCACGTAGCTGTACACCTTGCATGATCTAGAGTTTTCTGCTTCTCGCTAGAGATCAGTGGCGCTAGCTAGATTATGTCTGAATATAGGTTACTGATCGGTATAAGAAATGCTCGTTCTTTGTTTCCTGAACAAAATTCACGTGCTGAGCTTGCGTGATCAATTGCAGTAAGTTGCAGAGCGAGGTTCTCAAGGAAGCCATCTCCCAGGTTGTTGGGGAATCCAAGGAGAAGGGCAGGAAGTTCACCGAGACCGTTGAGCTTCAGATTGGTCTCAAGAACTATGACCCGCAAAAGGACAAGCGTTTCAGCGGCTCCGTCAAGCTGCCCCATATCCCCCGCCCCAAGATGAAGGTCTGCATGCTTGGTGATGCCCAGCATGTCGAGGAGGTAAGATTATGATGCCATACCCATTTTGATTTTGTAAATTTGTACACCCTCCGTTTAGATTGAAATTGAGGATTTTCCTTTCTCACTCATGTAAGTGACCTTAGATTATTTAAGTCTTTGTTTTACATTCTTGTAGTATCTTAACTGAaacatatttcatatttttaatttgtttggttgaattattatttgtgcCTTGCCTGATATATTGTCTGGGTCCTTCTCCATTGCATCTCAAGTGTTGTATGCTATGTATAATTGGCTGGAGTCTGAAATTAAGAATGTTCACACGTTGTTTGTGGATCAATTTATTCTGTCTAA encodes:
- the LOC4346310 gene encoding multiple myeloma tumor-associated protein 2 homolog codes for the protein MYHPTRGGVRGGRDQFKWDDVKVDKHRENYLGHSIKAPVGRWQKGKDLFWYTKDKKSDSEDALKEEIRRVKEEEEQSMREALGLVPKRSSRPKGNRLDKHEYAELIKRGSTAEDLGAGHAEAAQVQGLGLYKGPRREEESSSFNLDPPEMVPAEQADNPPPETKPEREDSDDDRRSKRGREERGGEKERKRERHSEGKERRRDKQEKRSRHESDDRSKRHRKDKHKRRHDSDSD